In Hyla sarda isolate aHylSar1 chromosome 12, aHylSar1.hap1, whole genome shotgun sequence, a genomic segment contains:
- the LOC130296270 gene encoding keratin, type I cuticular Ha6-like, whose product MTEEEYGSFPKYRTHHPIDWDHHSDKHQKMNVLQYGVEKRVNNGQGAFRNSKRPSWSHGGRFGNNYAVYRCHNGNFAEYKASKNNDLRDIDTKKTMQSLNGRLTSYLENVKLLEEENVQLEQKICDWYKKNEGGFVFPDCSQYLEMITDLQSQVLSAREQNADLSQKMEDYQMTAEGYRKSHEMEHRMRTNAEEELYKHYRIQGMINQDSQDLGEHVQNLKKELLGLKKTSEEEITGLQAQLGTRVNVEVETAPSIDLNATLCRIRNEYETLMERNLNDIEKMHQEMIFELSREVFSGIEQLQLSNNEVTGLKLRMLTLETELKKEWSLVS is encoded by the exons ATGACGGAAGAAGAATACGGGAGCTTTCCTAAATACAGAACTCATCATCCTATAGATTGGGACCATCACTCCGACAAACATCAGAAGATGAATGTTCTTCAATACGGAGTCGAGAAAAGAGTAAACAATGGACAAGGAGCATTCAGAAACTCTAAACGTCCTTCTTGGAGTCATGGAGGACGGTTTGGAAACAACTATGCAGTATACAGGTGCCACAATGGTAACTTTGCGGAGTACAAAGCCTCCAAGAATAATGATCTACGTGATATCGATACCAAGAAGACTATGCAGTCACTCAATGGACGTCTGACATCTTATCTGGAAAATGTAAAATTGCTGGAAGAGGAGAATGTCCAGTTGGAGCAGAAAATCTGCGACTGGTACAAGAAAAATGAAGGCGGCTTTGTATTCCCTGATTGTAGTCAGTACCTCGAAATGATTACTGATCTCCAGAGCCAG GTACTCTCGGCCAGGGAACAAAATGCTGACCTAAGTCAAAAGATGGAGGATTATCAAATGACTGCTGAAGGCTACAGAAAAAg CCATGAGATGGAGCACAGGATGAGGACCAACGCTGAAGAGGAATTATACAAACACTATAGAATACAGGGAATGATTAACCAGGATAGTCAGGATCTGGGGGAACATGTACAAAACCTGAAGAAGGAGCTTCTTGGATTAAAGAAAACAAGCGAAGAG GAGATAACTGGTCTACAAGCTCAGCTAGGAACCAGAGTCAATGTGGAAGTAGAGACTGCACCTTCCATAGATCTAAATGCAACCTTGTGTAGGATTCGAAATGAGTATGAAACCCTGATGGAGAGAAACCTCAATGATATTGAGAAAATGCACCAAGAAATG ATTTTCGAACTGTCCCGAGAAGTATTTTCTGGCATTGAACAACTCCAACTATCCAACAATGAGGTCACGGGATTAAAGCTCAGAATGCTCACACTAGAGACTGAACTAAAGAAAGAATGGAGTTTGGTAAGTTGA